The Pseudonocardia broussonetiae DNA segment GGCCTTCGTCTGCGGCCCCACCGGCCTGCTCGACGCCGCGGAGGAGCACTGGGGCGAGGCCCGGTCGCGGCTGCACCTGGAGCGCTTCACCCCGCCGGCCCGCTCGACGGGCGGCGAGGGCGGCACCGTGACCTACGGCGACACGACCGTCGAGGTCGACGGCGGCGCCAGCCTCCTGGAGGCCGGGGAGGACGCCGGCGTGCTCCTGCCCAGTGGCTGCCGCATGGGCATCTGCTTCAGCTGCGTCCTGCCCCTGCGCGACGGCCAGGTGCGCGACCTGCGCACCGGCGAGGTCCACGGCGAGCCCGGCGACCTCGTGCAGACCTGCATCACCGGGGCGACCGGCACCGCCCGGCTCGACCTGACCCGCTGATCCCCCTTCCCAGTCCGCCTGATCCCGACCCGCAGAAGGAGCCCGGACCATGACCGCGACGCTGGACCGCCCGATCTCCGACGCCCCCACCGGCACCCCGAGCCCGCCCGTCCGCACGGTCGCCTCGCGGCCCGGACCGGAGGCCGCGGGGCTGACCGCCGCGCAGGTCGAGGAGCTCGGCCGGCGCCTCGACGCCATCCGCGACCGCGTCGTCGCCGACCGCGGCGAGCGCGACGCCGCCTACATCCACTCCGTGATCCGCACGCAGCGCTACCTGGAGATCGGCGGCCGCGCGCTGCTGTTCGCCGGGATCCTGCCGCCCGCGTGGCTCGCCGGCACCGCGATGCTCTCGGCGTCGAAGATCATCGAGAACATGGAGCTCGGGCACAACATCATGCACGGCCAGTGGGACTGGATGCGTGACCCGAAGATCCACTCGACCACCTGGGACTGGGACAACACCAGCCCCGCCGAGGCCTGGAAGTACACCCACAACTACGAGCACCACACCTACACCAACGTCGTCGGCAAGGACCGCGACGTGGGCTACGGCATCCTGCGGATGAGCGACGAGCAGGAGTGGCACCCGTACTTCCTGCTCAACCCGCTGTGGAACGCCCTGCTCGCGACGTTCTTCCAGTGGGGCGTCGCGCTGCACGACCTGGAGGCGGAGAAGATCGCCTCGGGCGAGAAGACGCTCCGGTCGGTGTGGCCGCAGCTCAAGGCGATCGGCCGCAAGATCCGCCGGCAGTTCACGAAGGACTACATCGCGTTCCCCGCGCTCGCCGGGCCGTTCTTCCTGCCGGTGCTCGCGGGCAACGCGACGGCCAACCTGGTGCGCAACCTCTGGTCGCACGCCGTCATCTTCTGCGGGCACTTCCCCGACGGTGCCGTGCAGTTCTCCGAGGAGCAGCTCGAGGACGAGACCCGCGGCCAGTGGTACCTGCGCCAGATGCTCGGCTCGGCCAACCTCGAGGGCGGCCCGCTGTTCCACCTCATGACGGGCAACCTGAGCTTCCAGATCGAGCACCACCTGTTCCCCGACCTGCCCAGCAACCGCTACGCCGAGATCGCCCCGGAGATCCGCGCGATCTGCGCCGAGTACGGCCTGGAGTACACCTCCGGCACGCTCCCGACGCAGTACCTGCAGGTCCTGCGCACGATCAACCGCCTGGCCCTGCCGCCGAAGAAGGCCTGACACCGCAACACGCGCACCACGAGACCCCGACTCGCGGACAGAGGGCCCGCGAGTCGGGGTCTCGTTGCGGCCGTGTCGGGGTCCGGTGGCGCCCGTATGAGACGGGGGTCGCGTCCGGTGGGCGCGCTCCCCGCCCCACCGGCCGGGATACTGGGACCATGCCCGCCTCGCTGACCCCGCCCACCTCGACCGACGTGCTCGTCGTGGGCGCCGGGCCGGCCGGGTCGGCGGCCGCGGCGTGGGCCGCGCGGCACGGGCGCGACGTCGTCCTCGCGGACGCCGCCGTGTTCCCCCGCGACAAGGCCTGCGGCGACGGCCTGACGCCCCGCGCCATCGCGGAGCTGGAGGGGCTCGGCCTGGGCGACTGGGTCCGCGCCCACGGCACCAACCGCGGCCTGCGCGCCACCGGCTTCGGGCAGGTGCTGGAGCTGCCGTGGCCCGGCGGCTCGCTGCCCGACCACGGCGGCGCGGTCCCCCGCCTGGAGCTCGACGCCCGCATCCGCGACGTGGCGCTCAAGGACGGGGCGGTGCCCGTCGAGGGCGCCAAGGCCGTCGACGTCGTCCGCGACGGCGACCGCGTCACCGGCGTCGTGTTCGACGACGGCACCACGATCGGCTGCGAGCGCCTCGTCGTCGCCGACGGCGCACGGTCGACGCTCGGGCGCGTGCTCGGCCGCGAGTGGCACAAGGACACCGCCTACGGCGTCGCCGCCCGCGGGTACGTGAGGTCCGGCCGCAGCGACGACCCGTGGATCTCCTCCCACCTGGAGCTGCGCGGCGAGCAGGACGAGGTGCTGGCCGGCTACGGCTGGGTCTTCCCGCTGTCCGACGGCGAGGTCAACATCGGCGTCGGCACTCTCGCCACGGCGAAGCGCCCCGCCCAGATCCGGCTGCGCAGCCTCATCGAGCACTACACCGACGCCCGCCGCGAGGACTGGCAGCTCGAGGGCCCGGTGCGCGCCGCGATGTCGGCGCTGCTGCCGATGGGCGGCGCGGTGTCGGGCGTCGCGGGCCGCAACTGGGCCCTGATCGGCGACGCCGCGGGCTGCGTCAACCCGCTCAACGGCGAGGGCATCGACTACGGCCTGGAGACCGGCCGCCTCGTCGCCGAGCTGATCGCGCAGGACCGCGACCTCGAGCTCGCCTGGCCCGCCACCCTGCGCACCCACTACGGCCAGGCGTTCTCCATCGCGCGCCGCCTCGCCGGGCTGCTCACACTGCCGCGGCTGCTGCCGCTCGCCGGCCCGGTCGGGATGCGCTCGCGCGCCCTGATGACGGTGGCCCTGCGCGTGATGGGCAACCTCGTCACCGACGCCGACCTCGACCTCACCGCCCGCGCCTGGCGCGCCGCCGGCCGGCTCAGCCTGCGCCTGGACGAGCGGCCCCCGTTCCCGGCGGCCGACCTCCGGGTCTGATCAGACCTTCCAGTACCCGCAGAACATGATGTGGTCCTTGGGCACGCCGGTGCGCACCCAGTGCCGGCGCACGCCGGTGGGCAGCGCCTGCTCGCCGACGGTCCACCCGTAGAACGGCCCGTCGGGCAGCGCCTGCGCCTGCGCGAGGGCCGCCGCGGCGCGGCCGGGCACGTCGTGGGGGTCGGTACGGACGATCCACCGCACCTCGACGCCGGGCGGTGGGGCCAGGTCCTGGCGGTCGGCCTCGGCGGGCACCTCGAGCAGCGCGAGGCCCTCGGCGTCGGCGGGCAGCGACGCGAGGATCCCGGCCGCGGCGGGCAGCCCCGACTCGTCGGCGACGAGGACCGTGCGCCCCGCCGTCGCCGGCGGCGGGACGAAGCCGATCCCCTCGTCGAGGATGGCCACGGGGTCGCCCGGGGCGCAGGTGCGGGCCCAGGTCGAGCCCGGACCGGCGTCGTCGCCCTCGCCGTGCAGGACCACGTCGACGTCGATCTCGGGGCCGTCGGTCCCCAGCGCCCGGTGCGCGCGCACGGTGTAGTTGCGCACCACCGGCCGCGAAGCCTTCGGCGCGGCGAGCAGCTTGGCCCACGCGATGCGGGTGAAGACCGGCGGCACGTGGTCGAGCGAGTCGTCGGAGACGGGGATGAACAGCCGGAACCACTGGTCGAAGCCCATGGAGCGGAACCGGTCGACGTCGCCGCCGCCCAGCGTCACCCGCGCCATGTGCGGCGAGACCTCCGTGCGGCGCAGCACCTGCAGCCGCAGCGTCTCCGCGACCTCGGGCTTCACCGCCGTCGCCGCCATGTTCGTCCGTGCCATGCCGCCCCCTCATCGATCGATAAGGGCACCCTAACCTACAAGGGGGCGGCGGCGCGGACTATCGCAGGAGCTGCGCCCGGATGTCGGTCTTGAGGATCTTCCCGACCGTCGACCGGGGCAGGTCCGGCCAGAACTCGACCTGCTTGGGCGCCTTGACGCTCCCGATCCGCTCCTTGACGAACGCCCGCAGCTCCTCGCCGGAGATCGTGGCCCCCGGCTGCAGCTGCACCACCGCGACGACCCGCTCGCCCCACTTCTCGTCGGGCAGCCCGACGACGCCGCAGTCGCGCACCGCGGTGTGGGCCATCAGCGCCTGCTCCACCTCGGCGGAGTAGACGTTGAAGCCGCCGGTGATGACCATGTCCTTGGCGCGGTCGACGATGAACAGGAAGCCGTCCTCGTCGAGGTAGCCGATGTCGCCGGTGTGGTGCCAGCCGTGCTCGGACGCCTCGGCCGTGGCCTCCGGGTTCTTGTAGTACCCGGCCATCACCAGCGAGCTGCGCACGA contains these protein-coding regions:
- a CDS encoding fatty acid desaturase family protein, which codes for MTATLDRPISDAPTGTPSPPVRTVASRPGPEAAGLTAAQVEELGRRLDAIRDRVVADRGERDAAYIHSVIRTQRYLEIGGRALLFAGILPPAWLAGTAMLSASKIIENMELGHNIMHGQWDWMRDPKIHSTTWDWDNTSPAEAWKYTHNYEHHTYTNVVGKDRDVGYGILRMSDEQEWHPYFLLNPLWNALLATFFQWGVALHDLEAEKIASGEKTLRSVWPQLKAIGRKIRRQFTKDYIAFPALAGPFFLPVLAGNATANLVRNLWSHAVIFCGHFPDGAVQFSEEQLEDETRGQWYLRQMLGSANLEGGPLFHLMTGNLSFQIEHHLFPDLPSNRYAEIAPEIRAICAEYGLEYTSGTLPTQYLQVLRTINRLALPPKKA
- a CDS encoding siderophore-interacting protein; amino-acid sequence: MARTNMAATAVKPEVAETLRLQVLRRTEVSPHMARVTLGGGDVDRFRSMGFDQWFRLFIPVSDDSLDHVPPVFTRIAWAKLLAAPKASRPVVRNYTVRAHRALGTDGPEIDVDVVLHGEGDDAGPGSTWARTCAPGDPVAILDEGIGFVPPPATAGRTVLVADESGLPAAAGILASLPADAEGLALLEVPAEADRQDLAPPPGVEVRWIVRTDPHDVPGRAAAALAQAQALPDGPFYGWTVGEQALPTGVRRHWVRTGVPKDHIMFCGYWKV
- a CDS encoding geranylgeranyl reductase family protein, whose amino-acid sequence is MPASLTPPTSTDVLVVGAGPAGSAAAAWAARHGRDVVLADAAVFPRDKACGDGLTPRAIAELEGLGLGDWVRAHGTNRGLRATGFGQVLELPWPGGSLPDHGGAVPRLELDARIRDVALKDGAVPVEGAKAVDVVRDGDRVTGVVFDDGTTIGCERLVVADGARSTLGRVLGREWHKDTAYGVAARGYVRSGRSDDPWISSHLELRGEQDEVLAGYGWVFPLSDGEVNIGVGTLATAKRPAQIRLRSLIEHYTDARREDWQLEGPVRAAMSALLPMGGAVSGVAGRNWALIGDAAGCVNPLNGEGIDYGLETGRLVAELIAQDRDLELAWPATLRTHYGQAFSIARRLAGLLTLPRLLPLAGPVGMRSRALMTVALRVMGNLVTDADLDLTARAWRAAGRLSLRLDERPPFPAADLRV